The Zonotrichia albicollis isolate bZonAlb1 chromosome 9, bZonAlb1.hap1, whole genome shotgun sequence genome has a window encoding:
- the LRRC34 gene encoding leucine-rich repeat-containing protein 34 isoform X1 gives MQENGAHLLLPGRAAVKSPEGFICWKGPAQESLKEQLIRVTMDSFAKAPRRPTPCPGSELSPTQGRDPGGSWQPLPAASCCRPGTPSLGTGWGHPPWERARDTRPENGLRYRAQLGAARLPNSPRQVMAVAPDLHLHYMEACQNLSQPENPFIARVLQEADKNDEITTKGITLKLAGNNHLVPVPRVTDNDLAVLVSVLGQAPFVTGLDLAYNLLTDVGAEIMAVFLQENSTLQYLNLMFNDIGTSGAELIAGALRNNQSLVHLRMTGNKIGNQGGMFFASMLEINSTLKKLDLGDCDVGLRCLIATAIALTQNKSLKAINLNRPLLSTQQEETTVHIALMLRSNSSLVELHLGKHEMKNFGVERLCDALYENSTLRYLDLSCNNIICDGAKFLAELLKKNHTLEILDLDANRIEDAGIIYLSETLVTRNRTLKALSVVSNNITGRGLVALAQAMHSNMTLSHIYIWGNKIDRSTCAAFAELMAVERLQPDCTDVAPYKVDGEIFLAELSHGLAKHRYWSPRCAAVAPGAANASLEIVPVSEYL, from the exons ATGCAGGAAAATGGAGCCCACCTCCtcctgcccgggagggcagcgGTGAAATCACCAGAGGGATTTATTTGCTGGAAAGGGCCAGCACAGGAATCTTTGAAGGAGCAGCTGATCCGTGTAACCATGGACAGCTTTGCAAAGGCTCCTCGGAGACCAACTCCGTGCCCAGGGTCTGagctcagccccacacaggGGAGGgaccctgggggctcctggcaACCCCTGCCCGCTGCCTCCTGCTGCCGGCCCGGGACACCCTCCCTGGGTACGGGCTGGGGACACCCTCCCTGGGAACGGGCTCGGGACACCCGCCCAGAGAACGGGCTCCGTTACCGAGCTCAGCTCGGAGCAGCCCGGTTACCGAACTCACCGCGG caggTCATGGCGGTTGCTCCAGATCTTCACCTGCATTATATGGAGGCCTGTCAAAATTTGAGCCAGCCTGAAAACCCCTTCATTGCTCGTGTGCTTCAAGAGGCTGATAAAAATGAtgaaat AACTACAAAAGGAATTACATTAAAATTAGCTGGAAATAATCATCTGGTGCCTGTGCCAAGAGTTACAGATAATGATCTTGCAGTTCTTGTCTCTGTCTTAGGCCAAGCTCCCTTTGTCACAG GTTTGGATCTTGCCTATAATTTATTGACTGATGTCGGAGCAGAGATCATGGCAGTATTCCTCCAG GAAAACTCCACTCTGCAGTATCTGAACCTGATGTTCAATGACATTGGCACAAGTGGGGCAGAGCTGATAGCAGGAGCACTCCGT AACAATCAAAGTCTTGTGCACCTGAGAATGACTGGAAACAAAATAGGAAACCAAGGTGGCATGTTTTTTGCTTCAATGCTAGAAATTAACTCAACCTTAAAGAAGTTGGATCTTGGAGACTGTGATGTG gGCCTGCGGTGTCTGATAGCAACAGCCATAGCCCTGACTCAGAACAAATCACTCAAAGCCATAAACCTCAATCGTCCTTTGCTATCCACCCAACAG GAAGAGACCACAGTTCATATAGCTCTGATGCTGAGGAGTAATTCTTCTCTTGTGGAACTACATTTGGGCAAGCATGAAATGAAAAACTTTGGTGTAGAGCGACTGTGTGATGCCCTGTATGAAAACTCCACCCTGAGATACCTTGACCTTAGCTG TAATAACATCATCTGTGATGGTGCTAAATTTTTGGCAGAGCTACTAAAAAAGAACCATACCCTGGAGATCCTGGATCTTGATGCAAACCGAATAGAGGATGCTGGAATCATTTACCTGAGTGAGACCTTGGTCACGCGGAACAGGACTCTGAAGGC GTTGTCTGTTGTAAGCAACAATATAACTGGCAGAGGACTTGTAGCTCTTGCACAGGCAATGCATTCCAACATGACACTTTCCCATATTTACATTTGGGGGAACAAAATTGACAGAAGCACCTGTGCA GCATTCGCGGAGCTGATGGCGGTGGAGCGCCTGCAGCCGGACTGCACGGACGTGGCTCCCTACAAGGTGGACGGGGAGATtttcctggcagagctgtcccacGGGCTGGCCAAGCACCGCTACTGGAGCCCGCGCTGCGCCGCCGTGGCCCCCGGCGCCGCCAACGCCAGCCTGGAAATCGTCCCTGTCTCGGAGTATTTGTGA
- the LRRC34 gene encoding leucine-rich repeat-containing protein 34 isoform X2: MQENGAHLLLPGRAAVKSPEGFICWKGPAQESLKEQLIRVTMDSFAKAPRRPTPCPGSELSPTQGRDPGGSWQPLPAASCCRPGTPSLGTGWGHPPWERARDTRPENGLRYRAQLGAARLPNSPRVMAVAPDLHLHYMEACQNLSQPENPFIARVLQEADKNDEITTKGITLKLAGNNHLVPVPRVTDNDLAVLVSVLGQAPFVTGLDLAYNLLTDVGAEIMAVFLQENSTLQYLNLMFNDIGTSGAELIAGALRNNQSLVHLRMTGNKIGNQGGMFFASMLEINSTLKKLDLGDCDVGLRCLIATAIALTQNKSLKAINLNRPLLSTQQEETTVHIALMLRSNSSLVELHLGKHEMKNFGVERLCDALYENSTLRYLDLSCNNIICDGAKFLAELLKKNHTLEILDLDANRIEDAGIIYLSETLVTRNRTLKALSVVSNNITGRGLVALAQAMHSNMTLSHIYIWGNKIDRSTCAAFAELMAVERLQPDCTDVAPYKVDGEIFLAELSHGLAKHRYWSPRCAAVAPGAANASLEIVPVSEYL; encoded by the exons ATGCAGGAAAATGGAGCCCACCTCCtcctgcccgggagggcagcgGTGAAATCACCAGAGGGATTTATTTGCTGGAAAGGGCCAGCACAGGAATCTTTGAAGGAGCAGCTGATCCGTGTAACCATGGACAGCTTTGCAAAGGCTCCTCGGAGACCAACTCCGTGCCCAGGGTCTGagctcagccccacacaggGGAGGgaccctgggggctcctggcaACCCCTGCCCGCTGCCTCCTGCTGCCGGCCCGGGACACCCTCCCTGGGTACGGGCTGGGGACACCCTCCCTGGGAACGGGCTCGGGACACCCGCCCAGAGAACGGGCTCCGTTACCGAGCTCAGCTCGGAGCAGCCCGGTTACCGAACTCACCGCGG gTCATGGCGGTTGCTCCAGATCTTCACCTGCATTATATGGAGGCCTGTCAAAATTTGAGCCAGCCTGAAAACCCCTTCATTGCTCGTGTGCTTCAAGAGGCTGATAAAAATGAtgaaat AACTACAAAAGGAATTACATTAAAATTAGCTGGAAATAATCATCTGGTGCCTGTGCCAAGAGTTACAGATAATGATCTTGCAGTTCTTGTCTCTGTCTTAGGCCAAGCTCCCTTTGTCACAG GTTTGGATCTTGCCTATAATTTATTGACTGATGTCGGAGCAGAGATCATGGCAGTATTCCTCCAG GAAAACTCCACTCTGCAGTATCTGAACCTGATGTTCAATGACATTGGCACAAGTGGGGCAGAGCTGATAGCAGGAGCACTCCGT AACAATCAAAGTCTTGTGCACCTGAGAATGACTGGAAACAAAATAGGAAACCAAGGTGGCATGTTTTTTGCTTCAATGCTAGAAATTAACTCAACCTTAAAGAAGTTGGATCTTGGAGACTGTGATGTG gGCCTGCGGTGTCTGATAGCAACAGCCATAGCCCTGACTCAGAACAAATCACTCAAAGCCATAAACCTCAATCGTCCTTTGCTATCCACCCAACAG GAAGAGACCACAGTTCATATAGCTCTGATGCTGAGGAGTAATTCTTCTCTTGTGGAACTACATTTGGGCAAGCATGAAATGAAAAACTTTGGTGTAGAGCGACTGTGTGATGCCCTGTATGAAAACTCCACCCTGAGATACCTTGACCTTAGCTG TAATAACATCATCTGTGATGGTGCTAAATTTTTGGCAGAGCTACTAAAAAAGAACCATACCCTGGAGATCCTGGATCTTGATGCAAACCGAATAGAGGATGCTGGAATCATTTACCTGAGTGAGACCTTGGTCACGCGGAACAGGACTCTGAAGGC GTTGTCTGTTGTAAGCAACAATATAACTGGCAGAGGACTTGTAGCTCTTGCACAGGCAATGCATTCCAACATGACACTTTCCCATATTTACATTTGGGGGAACAAAATTGACAGAAGCACCTGTGCA GCATTCGCGGAGCTGATGGCGGTGGAGCGCCTGCAGCCGGACTGCACGGACGTGGCTCCCTACAAGGTGGACGGGGAGATtttcctggcagagctgtcccacGGGCTGGCCAAGCACCGCTACTGGAGCCCGCGCTGCGCCGCCGTGGCCCCCGGCGCCGCCAACGCCAGCCTGGAAATCGTCCCTGTCTCGGAGTATTTGTGA
- the LRRC34 gene encoding leucine-rich repeat-containing protein 34 isoform X3, which produces MQENGAHLLLPGRAAVKSPEGFICWKGPAQESLKEQLIRVTMDSFAKAPRRPTPCPGSELSPTQGRDPGGSWQPLPAASCCRPGTPSLGTGWGHPPWERARDTRPENGLRYRAQLGAARLPNSPRQVMAVAPDLHLHYMEACQNLSQPENPFIARVLQEADKNDEITTKGITLKLAGNNHLVPVPRVTDNDLAVLVSVLGQAPFVTGLDLAYNLLTDVGAEIMAVFLQENSTLQYLNLMFNDIGTSGAELIAGALRNNQSLVHLRMTGNKIGNQGGMFFASMLEINSTLKKLDLGDCDVGLRCLIATAIALTQNKSLKAINLNRPLLSTQQEETTVHIALMLRSNSSLVELHLGKHEMKNFGVERLCDALYENSTLRYLDLSCNNIICDGAKFLAELLKKNHTLEILDLDANRIEDAGIIYLSETLVTRNRTLKAHSRS; this is translated from the exons ATGCAGGAAAATGGAGCCCACCTCCtcctgcccgggagggcagcgGTGAAATCACCAGAGGGATTTATTTGCTGGAAAGGGCCAGCACAGGAATCTTTGAAGGAGCAGCTGATCCGTGTAACCATGGACAGCTTTGCAAAGGCTCCTCGGAGACCAACTCCGTGCCCAGGGTCTGagctcagccccacacaggGGAGGgaccctgggggctcctggcaACCCCTGCCCGCTGCCTCCTGCTGCCGGCCCGGGACACCCTCCCTGGGTACGGGCTGGGGACACCCTCCCTGGGAACGGGCTCGGGACACCCGCCCAGAGAACGGGCTCCGTTACCGAGCTCAGCTCGGAGCAGCCCGGTTACCGAACTCACCGCGG caggTCATGGCGGTTGCTCCAGATCTTCACCTGCATTATATGGAGGCCTGTCAAAATTTGAGCCAGCCTGAAAACCCCTTCATTGCTCGTGTGCTTCAAGAGGCTGATAAAAATGAtgaaat AACTACAAAAGGAATTACATTAAAATTAGCTGGAAATAATCATCTGGTGCCTGTGCCAAGAGTTACAGATAATGATCTTGCAGTTCTTGTCTCTGTCTTAGGCCAAGCTCCCTTTGTCACAG GTTTGGATCTTGCCTATAATTTATTGACTGATGTCGGAGCAGAGATCATGGCAGTATTCCTCCAG GAAAACTCCACTCTGCAGTATCTGAACCTGATGTTCAATGACATTGGCACAAGTGGGGCAGAGCTGATAGCAGGAGCACTCCGT AACAATCAAAGTCTTGTGCACCTGAGAATGACTGGAAACAAAATAGGAAACCAAGGTGGCATGTTTTTTGCTTCAATGCTAGAAATTAACTCAACCTTAAAGAAGTTGGATCTTGGAGACTGTGATGTG gGCCTGCGGTGTCTGATAGCAACAGCCATAGCCCTGACTCAGAACAAATCACTCAAAGCCATAAACCTCAATCGTCCTTTGCTATCCACCCAACAG GAAGAGACCACAGTTCATATAGCTCTGATGCTGAGGAGTAATTCTTCTCTTGTGGAACTACATTTGGGCAAGCATGAAATGAAAAACTTTGGTGTAGAGCGACTGTGTGATGCCCTGTATGAAAACTCCACCCTGAGATACCTTGACCTTAGCTG TAATAACATCATCTGTGATGGTGCTAAATTTTTGGCAGAGCTACTAAAAAAGAACCATACCCTGGAGATCCTGGATCTTGATGCAAACCGAATAGAGGATGCTGGAATCATTTACCTGAGTGAGACCTTGGTCACGCGGAACAGGACTCTGAAGGC GCATTCGCGGAGCTGA